A single window of Triplophysa dalaica isolate WHDGS20190420 chromosome 14, ASM1584641v1, whole genome shotgun sequence DNA harbors:
- the LOC130435813 gene encoding uncharacterized protein LOC130435813 yields MKLLRKSFSSCKTQQSLNSKGQQYSSQENYPTLADSSKMKKKTRRETDQFSSATVARPRKDEVTSEPSPHYTFHKSFLHEEILPNVPFNTNPPDETKIPPLSPSNTVQEQNEEYRRYCLKKKERKLKKVKIIEHPPPSTKHHAWMEKDNTRDSKVRGEGSIIKLRRKKQKKDAEPQQDEIEVAVELMKPLKGQEQRKEKMVMIIDDHLPRPSEEKHAWEEKCDVPVVQREGDKQEQKEVNMTTKVRTLPSSKLPASSASVVRLWKDGVTSKSEPYRFNKGFTYEIILPNVPLDTAPCDVPFVRREQEKQEKKEMQEVKKTAKVSTPPTTEGQGVQTVDPCILKVVQEPEEPLETMNIFTTTELKAYERRQLMLYKEGKEQERQRRIELGEQVDNPSLKKRLLKKCSKLLNKTVLHQSSAAVPIHPHLSQTQCHLFYI; encoded by the exons ATGAAGCTGTTGAGGAAATCGTTTAGCTCCTGCAAGACGCAGCAGAGCTTAAACAGCAAAGGACAACAGTATTCCAGTCAGGAAAACTATCCAACACTGGCGGATTCCagtaaaatgaagaaaaagacCCGAAGAGAAACAGACCAG TTTTCATCTGCGACAGTGGCTAGACCACGGAAGGATGAGGTGACATCTGAACCGTCACCTCATTACACATTTCACAAAAGCTTTCTTCATGAAGAAATACTGCCAAATGTGCCATTCAACACCAATCCTCCTGATGAGACCAAAATACCACCACTGTCGCCATCTAACACAGTGCAGGAACAGAATGAGGAATACAGGAGGTACTGCctaaaaaagaaggaaagaaagctCAAGAAGGTGAAAATAATTGAACATCCACCACCTTCTACTAAACACCACGCCTGGATGGAGAAAGACAACACGCGAGATTCAAAGGTGAGGGGAGAAGGCAGTATTATTAAGTTgagaagaaagaaacagaagaaagatGCTGAACCTCAACAAGATGAAATCGAGGTTGCAGTGGAGTTGATGAAACCACTCAAAGGGCAAGAACAAAGAAAGGAAAAGATGGTCATGATTATTGATGATCATCTGCCACGTCCTTCTGAGGAGAAACATGCCTGGGAAGAGAAGTGTGACGTCCCAGTCGTCCAAAGAGAAGGGGACAAACAAGAACAGAAGGAGGTTAACATGACTACAAAAGTCAGAACTCTACCATCCTCTAAG TTACCAGCATCATCTGCTTCAGTGGTTAGACTGTGGAAGGATGGGGTGACATCTAAATCTGAACCGTACAGATTTAACAAAGGCTTTACTTATGAAATAATATTGCCAAATGTGCCATTGGACACCGCTCCATGTGATGTGCCATTCGTCCGGAgagaacaagaaaaacaggaaaaaaaggaGATGCAGGAGGTTAAAAAGACTGCAAAAGTCAGTACTCCACCAACAACTGAGGGACAGGGTGTTCAGACGGTAGATCCATGCATTTTGAAAGTTGTGCAGGAACCTGAGGAGCCATTGGAAACGATGAACATCTTCACAACGACAGAACTAAAGGCCTATGAAAGGAGACAGCTAATGCTATATAAGGAAGGAAAAGAGCAAGAGAGACAAAGGAGAATCGAGCTTGGAGAACAAGTCGACAATCCATCGCTGAAAAAACGACTCCTCAAAAAGTGCAGCAAGTTACTCAATAAGACTGTTCTCCATCAGAGTTCTGCAGCGGTCCCTATACATCCGCACCTGTCCCAAACCCagtgtcatttattttatatttaa